The window TGCATTTTGACGGACGATATGGTGGAGTAATACGTAAATCATTATTAACAACATTGGGCCTGGTGGGATTATTTCTTGTAGTAATTGCCTGCTTTAATTTTATTAATATGGCAAGTGCCCAAAGTGTAAAAAGGGCCAAAGAAATCGGCACCCGGAAAGTGCTCGGCGGAACGCCCGCCTCTATCTTCTGGCAGTTTATTACCGAAATATCCTGTATTGTTTTAGGGGCAACTGCTTTGGCATTTGTGTGGATATTCTTATCTCTCCCGGTAGTCAACACCTGGTTACAAACAACGCTACAAATAAACATCCTGCAAGACCGGGTATTGCTCCCTGCTATTCTTCTGCTGCTGGTTTTTGTGATACTGGCCAGTGGCATTTACCCGGCGCTGGTATTGAGCAGGTTTAAGCCTATAGAAGCATTAAAAAGCCAGAAAGCTGGCACCGGTACCACAAAATACAGGAGAGGATTGATAGTTGTACAGAACATGATTGTACAGGGGCTGATTGTTTGCACGCTTATCATCGTACTGCAGGTAAGGCACCTTAAAACTGCCGACCTGGGTTTTAATAAGAATGCAGTACTGATGGTTGCTATTCCGGAGAACAGTAAGAGCAAAATGACCTACCTGCGGAACCAGCTATTAATGGATCCGAAAATACAGTCTGTATCTTTTTGTTACCAGGCGCCTTCGTCGGATGCTTATACAGGCGGCTCTGTTCAGTTTGATCACCGGCCATGGGAAGATTTTTCGGCGGGGATCATTATGGGCGATTCTGCCTATGTAAACACTTTTGGGCTAAAGCTTATAGCAGGCGCCAACCTTGTAGAAAGTGATACTGTCAACCAGGTGCTTATTAATCAGTCCATGTTACAGCGCTTGGGTTTTAACAAGCCGGAACAGGTATTAGGGCACCGGTTGGTAGTGGGTGGACTTGATAGCCGTTCTGCAACCATTACGGGGATCGTAAAAGATTTCAATGTTCATTCACTGTATACGCCTATTGCGCCGGTGCTTATTACAACACAGCGCAGCAGGTACCGCTATGCAGCTATTACCCTTGCCCCGCATACCCAAAATGAAGCAAGGGATATCATACGCAAAGAGTGGCAGGCTGCTTACCCTGAAAGCGAATTTGAATACCGCTATTTAGATGAACAGATTGATGAATTCTATCACAAAGAAGATTTGTTAAGCAAGCTGATTAAGACAACTACGGGGATAGCCATCATTATTAGCTGTTTGGGATTATTAGGGCTTATTTCTTTTGTTGTTCTGCAGCGAACCAAAGAAATCGGTATTCGTAAAGTACTGGGCGCGGGCATTGCGGATATTGTATTGCTGTTCTCAAAAGACTTCCTGCGTCTGTTGGCCGTATCAATGGTCATTATTTTTCCGGTTGCTTTTTTCTGTATGAACCACTGGTTACAGGATTTTGCCTACCGCATCCATATAAGCTGGTGGGTATTTGGATTGGCAGGTATATTGTCTATGTTCATAGCCCTGGTAACAATCAGTTTTCAGTCAATAAAAGCAGCATTAGCTAATCCCGTGAAAAATTTGAAAATGGATTGATAAGCCACCTTCCGGGTAACTGCATCTTAAAGTATTAACACTATGCAGCAACAAACAGCTGAAGAAAAGGGCGTCAGGGAAACAATTCCAGTGCCGCCTCATATACGGCGTAGACTATGGTACGGGGTTATAGGTTCGGGCTTATTCATGATGATCGCGGGCATTGAGGGCGCACGACGGCCGGACTATGACGCCTGGCACCAGGCTATCAGTGCGCTGAGCCTGGGGTCAGGTGGATCGGTTCAGCTATTCAACTTCCTCCTATTCGGTACAATTATCTTAAGTACAGTTACCGTCTGGCATAAGATGCTGGCTGGTGGAAGGGGAGCGATGGCCTTTTCCATCCTCACTGCATTAACGGGAGCGAGTCTTATTGTTTGCGGCCTTGTTCCGCAGGATCCCGCGCCCGGTTACGATCCGGAGGGCCTCGCATTGAAGGCCCCCACGCTACGCGGGTTAATGCATCTTTTATTTGCAGGTATTGCCGCACTAAGTTCAGTAGTGGGTTTGCTGGTCATGGCGTGGCGTTTTGCCGGCGACCCTTTATGGTATGGCTGGGCCGTGTACTCAGTGCTTATGGCCGTTGCAATGGTTGCCTGTGTGACTGTCTATGCCATCTGGAGTACGAGTTCTACAGGCTATGCCGGTACATTTGAGCGTCTTGCGCTGATTGTAATGCCCATTTGGGCGCTGACCTTCCTCGTTCGCTTAGAGACAGGAGTAGCCTTCATGCGTCGTTATTCATAGCATGAAAAAGGCCTCACTCATCGTGAAGCCTTTTGTCTGTGTAGCGAGGATGGGAATTGAACCCATCACCTCAGGGTTATGAATCCTGCGCTCTAACCAACTGAGCTACCTCGCCAATTATATCCAGGAAGAGAGTTGGTTCCCTTTTTCTGGCCCATTTCTCAGCCCAAGGGTTTAAAACGGGCTGCAAAAATAGCTAAAATCACCTTTCGGCAAAACTTTAATTATAAGAAGCTTAGACATCTTTTAAGCCCCTAAAATAGAATAGGTTCCCCTCCAATTAGTTGCAATTCCTATTTCGTTGGCGCTCAAGCTCATCTCAGAATCCCAGAAATCGGTAATATATTTCTTAAAACGTCTTCTTTTTGCTCTTTAATCACTAATTTTAGGCAAAATAAGAAATATATTACCGATGGATAATGGCCAAATTGGACGCTTGATAGCCGAAAGAAGAGGATTGCTGAACTTAAAACAGCATGATCTGGCAGAAATGACCGGCATCACCACCAAAACGATCTACCTGATTGAAAATGGTAAAGGGAACCCCTCATTGGATACCCTTCGGGAAATATTGGATGTACTGGGGTTGGACATTTTTGTTGATATCAAAAAAATGGCTGAATGAAAGGACTGGTGTATAATAACGGCCTGTTAGCCGGGATGATCGAGAAAGACGATACCGGGAAGTACATATTCCGGTATGAAGACCATTATTTTAATATGCAACAAGCACCCCACATAAGCTTAACCCTGCCTAAAACCCAACAGGAATATACAGCCAATGAGCTATTTCCTTTTTTCCAGGGCCTGCTTTCAGAAGGGATCAATAAGGATATACAATGCAGACTGTACCAGCTTGATGAAGATGACGACTTTACCCGGTTGCTATTAACATCCAGGGAAGACACCATAGGAGCTATCACTGTAAAACCGGAAAATGATGAATTGTTTAGGATGTTATACGGAATCTAAAGAAGCCTATTGTTTATCCTGCAGGAAAATCCTGTTTGATAAAGCTAAGGTTTCTTCGTTGTTGGCCTTCGACGCGCCCAATATCAATAATAGGGATCTGTTCCAGGAGCACTCTAAAAGAATGTCCATCTCCGGCGTTCAATTGAAATATTCCCTGCACCGGGAAAAAACATCACTTATCCTCTGCGAAAAAGATGGACACTACCTGTTGAAACCTGTTCCACCCATCAGAACCCTTTTATATGTAAATGATGTCCCGGAGAATGAACACCTGACCATGCAAATGGCCAGCCAGGTATTTCAAATCAATACAGCCGCCAATGCCCTCATTTATTTCAGGGATAAAGAACCGGCCTATATAACAAGGCGCTTCGATGTAAGGAACGACGGGCGAAAGTATCAACAGGAAGATTTTGCACAACTAACAAGGCGTTCAAAACCCACCCACGGCGCTGCATTCAAGTACAACGGCACATACGAAGAAATTGGGCTATTGATCAAACAATATGTGGGTGCTGCCAGGGCTGTACTGGAAAATTTCTTTAAGCTTATCGTATTCAATTATGTCATCTCAAATGGAGATGCGCATTTAAAGAACTTCTCTCTTATTCGCCGGGAAAATGGCGAATACACATTAACACCTGCCTACGACCTGATGAGTACTGTTATACATACACCCAATGAATCAGATACCGCCCTGGGCTTGTATGAGGGTGATATGGATGCTCCCTTTTATGCTACCTATGGTTGCTATGGCAGAAGCAGTTTCATGGAACTGGCCAATCGGTTCGGGATAGTCGAAGCCAGGGCATTAAGAATTATTGACCAGTTTCCTGCCAAAGAAGAATCAATGAAAACATTGATCAACGCCTCTTTCCTGTCTGAAGAAGTAAAAAAACTATACATCAACAACGTAAAGGAAAAACTAAAGAGGATCATTGCCGCCTGATACCCAATCACGCAGGCAGTGGCGCATTAGCACCTTACTAAAAATCCCGCACGGATAGTGCGGGATCAATATTTATGGGAATGCTGATGACGTAGTGTATAACGCTTAGCCTTTTCTGCCGGGATATTCTTGTAGCGCCGCTTCCAGGCAATCCATCGCTTTATTAAGATCGTCTACATTCAATACATAGGCCAGCCGTACCTCATTCAGTCCAAGCCCTTTCGTGCCATAAAAGCCGGTAGCCGGGGCCAGCATCACTGTTTGTTTATGGTGCGAGAAAGATTCCAGCAACCACTGACAAAAAATATCTGCATCATCAATAGGCAAACGGGCAATGGCATAAAAAGCACCACCGGGATTGGGACAGAAAACACCTGGCATGGCATTCAGCCGGCGAACCATGGTGTCGCGGCGTTTCTGGTACTCTGCCTTGGTAGCATCAAAATAATCTTCCGGCAGGTCTACCGCTGCTTCTCCCAGTATCTGGGCAAAAGAGGGCGGACTCAGGCGGGCTTGTGCAAATTTCATCGCAGTATCCAACACCTGTTTATTGCGGGTAATGAAAGCGCCGATACGGCCGCCGCAGGCGCTGTACCGCTTGGAAATAGTGTCCATCAATACCACATGCTCATTTACGCCTTTCAAATGCATCGCGCTGATATGTTCTCCGCCATAGCAAAACTCCCGGTAAGCTTCATCGGCAAACAGGTACAGGTTGTGTTTGATGATGATCTCTTTCAGGGTTTCCATTTCTTCCCGGCTGTACAGGTAACCGGTAGGATTGTTGGGATTGCACAGCACAATGGCCTTTGTTTTGGGGCCAATGGCTTTCTCAAAATCAGAAATAGGAGGAAGGGCAAAACCATTTTCAATATGCGAAGTAATGGGTTTTACCACTACATCGGCTGCTACTGCAAATCCGTTGTAGTTGGCATAAAAAGGTTCGGGAATGATCACTTCATCACCCGCATCCAGGCAGGCCATAAAACCAAAGAGGATGGCTTCTGAGCCGCCGGTGGTTACGATGATCTGTGTATGATCAATCTCAATACCTCTTTTTTTATAGTATTGCACCAGCTTGCGGCGGTAGCTTTCATTACCCGCGCTGTGGCTGTACTCCAATACTTTAAAATCGGCATGGCGCACGGCATCCAGCGCCGCCTTGGGCGTTTCAATGTCTGGCTGCCCAATATTGAGGTGATACACTTTGACGCCTTTCTTCTTAGCTGCCTCGGCGTAAGGGACCAGCTTACGGATCGGAGAAGGGGGCATGGTTTGCCCGCGATGACTGATTGTTAACATGGCGCAAAAGTATAAGAAATTTCGTGTTTCGGGTGTAGCGTTTCGCGTTGCTCCGCATTTCCTGCATGCAGCTAAAAGGTAGGTTATTGCTTGGGCTGTAAAAAGTTAGTCAGGTAGTTACGCCTAAAGAACCCGAAACGCCAAACCCGGAACCCGACATTAAATAAATCCTTTACAATTCTTAGCGCCGCACTGGCAAGGCAGCTTCCCATCATGATGCGTTTCGCCATAATTACAGGTCAGTTCCTCATTCACTTTAATGGGGCGTAAAGCATAAAATTCTACCCGGCGATGGGTAAGGCGCATATAGGTATTAGGGTCGCAGGAGTGGTTGATATAGCGCAGCTCATTGCTATTCACAGAGGCATTCAGCGCCTCGCCATTGTCAAACTCCACCATGGCTACCCGCTTGGTTTGGGCGGTAATACGCCGGGCCTCCCGGAGGGTAATGATCACGCCGCCCAGGTCGCCGATCTTTTTGCGGGCGGGGATGCGTTGCAGGGCATAGGCGCCCTGCCCGTCAATCCTGCTTTGGGCCACTTTAATGGGATAAAATACCCGGTATTCCGGGGTGGCAAGCGTTTTTTTCTTTGAAGCTGGAGGCATGGGTTAGTATTTTAAATGGTTCGCAAATCTACACTATCAGGATCCTTTATAGCTACTATGAGGCTACTTAATGGTCTCTTTTCTGGTCAGATAAAGGATAAGCAAAAAGCCAGGTATGATTAAACTATCTTTCAGCATAGATACAGCATACCTATATAGGTATGCTGTATCTATGCTGAATATATGTTCTATATATGCTGTATCTATGCTGCATCATTACGTAACTCATTGATTACCTATACATGGACCATAACTGATCTATAGGAGGACTGTTGTTGATCTATAGAGGTAGAACACAATAGCCTGCCAGGGCAAAAAAAATCCCCATAGCTAGAAGCTATGGGGATGTATATCAATTAATTATGGGAAATTAACCTTTTTTGGAGCCTTTTTCCTTTTCGTATTTGGCATAATCCACTTCGTTCAATACCTCACCGGTGATCTTGATCTCGATGGGGGCGTCAACACCGGCTATTTTAACAGTAATAGGCTTGGTGAAAGTGCCAAGTGTCTGGGCATTGAAACCGGCAGTGATCTTGTCCTGTTTGCCTTTGGCTACAGGAGCTTCGGGCTTCACGGGGGTAGTGCAACCGCAGGAAGCAATGGCTGATTCAATAACTACGGGTTTGCCGCTTACATTGGCGAAAACAAAGTCATAAGTAACAGGTACTCCTTGTTTTATCTTGCCAAAATCGTGTACTATTTCCTTGAATTTGATCACCTCAGCAGTCTTTTGCGCGGGTGCTGCATTCTGAGCAAACATGGTGGCGGATAAGATCAATGCGCTAATAGCTAATACAAATCGTTTCATATTTAATTGGTTTATTATTTATTGGTTTATTGTTTCAGTAAAGTTAATGACGCATTTGCGGGCGCAGAAGTTGCCGGCGCTTTATAAACTGTTCCGGAAATTACAATTGTTTTCGTTTGATTATTGTTATACACAATAGTCACCGTTTTGTTGAAGCCGCCTTCAGAGGCCGCATTATACCCCACTTTAATGGTGGTGGAAGTGCCGGGCTGAATGGGCTCACGGCTCCATTCGGGGGTGGTACAGCCGCAGGATGCCTGCACGTTGTCCAGCCGCAATACTTCGGTGCCGGTATTGGTCACCTCAAAATTGTGGGTTACAGGGCGCCCCTGGGGTATCTTGCCGAAATCGAAACTGGTCTGTTTCAGCGTGATTACCTCAGCCGCCGGGGCCTTGGAATCGGGGGTGGCGTTTTGAGCCTGTGTGGCGGTAGCCAAACCAGCTACCAGCATAAATGTTAACCATTTTTTCATAGTAAGAATTTTGGTTAGGGAACCCTTCAAAATTACATTTTTAACGTACTTGCAGGTAATTAATTTTCGGGGTAATGACAATTTTTTAACATCCGGGGAAAAGCGGCTCAACGGGGGCAGATTATTAATACTTTTACGCCATGGAAAACACGATTCACAACCCATTGCTGACCAGCGAGAAACTTTCTTTCGACAAGTTCAGGGAAGAAGTGCTCCGGGACTACCGGATGGCCTGTGAAAGCCGGGAAGCCAGCCTGATGGGTCGTAAAGAGGTATTGACGGGAAAGGCAAAATTTGGCATTTTCGGCGATGGTAAGGAAGTAGCCCAGATCGCTGTCTCCAAATTCTTTAAACCCGGCGACTTCCTGTCGGGGTACTACCGCGATCAGACCCTCGCCTTTGCCACGGGGCAGGCTACCCTCGAAGAGTTTTTCTCCCAGTTGTACGCCGATCCCGATACGGCGAATGACCCTCATAGTGCGGGCCGCCAGATGAACTCCCATTTTGCTACGCCTAATGTAGACAGTAATGGCAACTGGCTGGACCTTGTGAATCGTAAGAATATTGCTGCCGGCATGGCGCCTACCGCCGCTCAAATGCCCCGCTCACTGGGTTTTGCACTGGCATCTACCCTGTTCCGCCATTCTCCTGCCTTACAGGATATGCACGAACTGAGCGATAATGGCAAC of the Paraflavitalea devenefica genome contains:
- a CDS encoding HipA domain-containing protein, which codes for MMNCLGCYTESKEAYCLSCRKILFDKAKVSSLLAFDAPNINNRDLFQEHSKRMSISGVQLKYSLHREKTSLILCEKDGHYLLKPVPPIRTLLYVNDVPENEHLTMQMASQVFQINTAANALIYFRDKEPAYITRRFDVRNDGRKYQQEDFAQLTRRSKPTHGAAFKYNGTYEEIGLLIKQYVGAARAVLENFFKLIVFNYVISNGDAHLKNFSLIRRENGEYTLTPAYDLMSTVIHTPNESDTALGLYEGDMDAPFYATYGCYGRSSFMELANRFGIVEARALRIIDQFPAKEESMKTLINASFLSEEVKKLYINNVKEKLKRIIAA
- a CDS encoding DUF1573 domain-containing protein, producing MKKWLTFMLVAGLATATQAQNATPDSKAPAAEVITLKQTSFDFGKIPQGRPVTHNFEVTNTGTEVLRLDNVQASCGCTTPEWSREPIQPGTSTTIKVGYNAASEGGFNKTVTIVYNNNQTKTIVISGTVYKAPATSAPANASLTLLKQ
- a CDS encoding pyridoxal phosphate-dependent aminotransferase, which encodes MLTISHRGQTMPPSPIRKLVPYAEAAKKKGVKVYHLNIGQPDIETPKAALDAVRHADFKVLEYSHSAGNESYRRKLVQYYKKRGIEIDHTQIIVTTGGSEAILFGFMACLDAGDEVIIPEPFYANYNGFAVAADVVVKPITSHIENGFALPPISDFEKAIGPKTKAIVLCNPNNPTGYLYSREEMETLKEIIIKHNLYLFADEAYREFCYGGEHISAMHLKGVNEHVVLMDTISKRYSACGGRIGAFITRNKQVLDTAMKFAQARLSPPSFAQILGEAAVDLPEDYFDATKAEYQKRRDTMVRRLNAMPGVFCPNPGGAFYAIARLPIDDADIFCQWLLESFSHHKQTVMLAPATGFYGTKGLGLNEVRLAYVLNVDDLNKAMDCLEAALQEYPGRKG
- a CDS encoding SET domain-containing protein; the encoded protein is MPPASKKKTLATPEYRVFYPIKVAQSRIDGQGAYALQRIPARKKIGDLGGVIITLREARRITAQTKRVAMVEFDNGEALNASVNSNELRYINHSCDPNTYMRLTHRRVEFYALRPIKVNEELTCNYGETHHDGKLPCQCGAKNCKGFI
- a CDS encoding DUF1573 domain-containing protein; the protein is MKRFVLAISALILSATMFAQNAAPAQKTAEVIKFKEIVHDFGKIKQGVPVTYDFVFANVSGKPVVIESAIASCGCTTPVKPEAPVAKGKQDKITAGFNAQTLGTFTKPITVKIAGVDAPIEIKITGEVLNEVDYAKYEKEKGSKKG
- a CDS encoding HipA N-terminal domain-containing protein, which translates into the protein MKGLVYNNGLLAGMIEKDDTGKYIFRYEDHYFNMQQAPHISLTLPKTQQEYTANELFPFFQGLLSEGINKDIQCRLYQLDEDDDFTRLLLTSREDTIGAITVKPENDELFRMLYGI
- a CDS encoding DUF998 domain-containing protein; the encoded protein is MQQQTAEEKGVRETIPVPPHIRRRLWYGVIGSGLFMMIAGIEGARRPDYDAWHQAISALSLGSGGSVQLFNFLLFGTIILSTVTVWHKMLAGGRGAMAFSILTALTGASLIVCGLVPQDPAPGYDPEGLALKAPTLRGLMHLLFAGIAALSSVVGLLVMAWRFAGDPLWYGWAVYSVLMAVAMVACVTVYAIWSTSSTGYAGTFERLALIVMPIWALTFLVRLETGVAFMRRYS
- a CDS encoding helix-turn-helix transcriptional regulator, with protein sequence MDNGQIGRLIAERRGLLNLKQHDLAEMTGITTKTIYLIENGKGNPSLDTLREILDVLGLDIFVDIKKMAE
- a CDS encoding ABC transporter permease yields the protein MYRQRFKMALRTLWNQRFYTALNVFGLSLGIAVGIILFQFIRYHSSFDSYHPNAGQLYKVVTELHLPDGSVIHEGGSPLPLTKALKNRIPQVKDETVLLTLKSATIGVPLDNQVKYFSEHGNIAFADANWFNMFSYEGATGSTAKLLTEPGTVVITRRLAEKYFGNTDATGKVLRLDNKNNLTVTGVLENYPGNTDLKFDMFISGSSFSSFYPAQATDMNRDWSWINATTQSFISLPMDVPVKKVEEAMAGLIKEHFDPSVAAAYQFHLLPLKELHFDGRYGGVIRKSLLTTLGLVGLFLVVIACFNFINMASAQSVKRAKEIGTRKVLGGTPASIFWQFITEISCIVLGATALAFVWIFLSLPVVNTWLQTTLQINILQDRVLLPAILLLLVFVILASGIYPALVLSRFKPIEALKSQKAGTGTTKYRRGLIVVQNMIVQGLIVCTLIIVLQVRHLKTADLGFNKNAVLMVAIPENSKSKMTYLRNQLLMDPKIQSVSFCYQAPSSDAYTGGSVQFDHRPWEDFSAGIIMGDSAYVNTFGLKLIAGANLVESDTVNQVLINQSMLQRLGFNKPEQVLGHRLVVGGLDSRSATITGIVKDFNVHSLYTPIAPVLITTQRSRYRYAAITLAPHTQNEARDIIRKEWQAAYPESEFEYRYLDEQIDEFYHKEDLLSKLIKTTTGIAIIISCLGLLGLISFVVLQRTKEIGIRKVLGAGIADIVLLFSKDFLRLLAVSMVIIFPVAFFCMNHWLQDFAYRIHISWWVFGLAGILSMFIALVTISFQSIKAALANPVKNLKMD